In Streptomyces sp. DG2A-72, one genomic interval encodes:
- a CDS encoding glutathionylspermidine synthase family protein — MERRIIEPRPGWQQTVEEQGLIYPLTRHPDDSLRPYWDESAYYVFSLPEVEALEQVVEELHGMCLAAAEHIVREDRFADLGITDPRIVEAVTEAWRRRTELPSVYGRFDLRYDGTSPAKLLEYNADTPTSLVEAASPQWFWMEERFPGADQWNSLHERLIDAWKQQSALLPPGSPLYFAHSSADELGEDLMTVAYLKETAEQAGLDTAWISMEEIGWDRLSGRFVDNRLRFIRSCFKLYPWEWLTTDRFAGHVLDTLDSGGGTGSTLWIEPAWKMLLSNKALLAILWELSPGHPNLLPAYLDGPRDLATTTGYVAKPLLGREGAGVTIHEPRPLDTDADPAVREEPCCYQELAPLPDFDGNRVVLGAWVVGNESAGLGIRESSGLITDEYARFLPHVIL; from the coding sequence ATGGAACGCCGCATCATCGAGCCCCGCCCCGGCTGGCAGCAGACCGTCGAGGAACAGGGCCTCATCTATCCCCTCACCCGCCACCCCGACGACTCCCTGCGCCCCTACTGGGACGAGAGCGCCTACTACGTCTTCTCCCTCCCGGAAGTGGAGGCGCTGGAGCAGGTCGTCGAGGAACTGCACGGCATGTGCCTGGCAGCGGCCGAGCACATCGTGCGCGAGGACCGCTTCGCCGACCTCGGCATCACCGACCCGCGCATCGTCGAGGCGGTCACCGAGGCTTGGCGCCGCCGCACCGAACTCCCCTCCGTCTACGGCCGTTTCGACCTCCGCTACGACGGCACGAGCCCGGCGAAGCTCCTTGAGTACAACGCGGACACCCCCACCTCCCTGGTGGAGGCGGCCTCGCCCCAGTGGTTCTGGATGGAGGAACGCTTCCCGGGCGCCGACCAGTGGAACTCTCTCCACGAACGCCTCATCGACGCCTGGAAACAGCAGTCCGCGCTGCTCCCGCCCGGCAGCCCGCTCTACTTCGCGCACTCCTCGGCCGACGAACTCGGCGAGGACCTGATGACGGTCGCCTATCTGAAGGAGACGGCGGAACAGGCAGGTCTGGACACCGCCTGGATCTCCATGGAGGAGATCGGCTGGGACCGCCTCTCCGGCCGCTTCGTCGACAACCGACTCCGCTTCATCCGCAGCTGCTTCAAGCTCTATCCCTGGGAATGGCTCACCACCGACCGCTTCGCCGGCCACGTCCTCGACACCCTCGACAGCGGCGGCGGCACCGGCAGCACCCTGTGGATCGAACCGGCCTGGAAGATGCTGCTCAGCAACAAGGCCCTGCTGGCCATCCTCTGGGAGCTCTCTCCGGGCCACCCCAACCTGCTCCCCGCCTACCTCGACGGCCCCCGCGACCTGGCCACCACCACGGGCTACGTCGCCAAGCCCCTGCTGGGCCGGGAGGGCGCGGGCGTGACGATTCACGAGCCGCGCCCCTTGGACACCGACGCCGATCCCGCCGTACGCGAAGAGCCCTGCTGCTACCAGGAGTTGGCCCCCCTTCCCGACTTCGACGGCAACCGGGTCGTCCTCGGCGCCTGGGTCGTCGGGAACGAGTCGGCGGGCCTCGGCATCCGGGAGTCGTCCGGCCTGATCACGGACGAGTACGCACGCTTTCTGCCGCACGTGATCCTCTAG
- the rocD gene encoding ornithine--oxo-acid transaminase, whose product MTATESLIEAADAHSAHNYHPLPVVVATADGAWMTDVEGRRYLDLLAGYSALNFGHRNRRLIDAAKAQLERVTLTSRAFHHDRFAAFCAELAELCGMEMVLPMNTGAEAVETAVKTARKWGYRVKGVPAEMAKIVVAGGNFHGRTTTVISFSTDPEARADFGPYTPGFAIVPYGDLTAMREAMTENTVAVLLEPIQGESGVIVPPPGYLPAVRELARERNVLFVADEIQSGLGRTGRTFACEHEGVVPDMYVLGKALGGGVVPVSAVVSSAEVLGVFRPGEHGSTFGGNPLACAVALEVLAMLRTGEFQARATELGEHLQRELAALVGTGHVTEVRGRGLWAGIDIARAYGTGREVSEKLMDRGVLVKDTHGATIRIAPPLVIGKEDLDWGLAQLRGVLEV is encoded by the coding sequence GTGACCGCTACGGAAAGCCTCATCGAAGCCGCCGACGCCCACAGCGCGCACAACTACCACCCGCTGCCGGTCGTCGTGGCGACGGCGGACGGCGCCTGGATGACGGATGTCGAGGGGCGGCGGTATCTGGATCTGCTGGCCGGATATTCGGCGCTCAACTTCGGTCACCGCAACCGGCGGCTGATCGATGCGGCGAAGGCGCAGCTGGAGCGGGTGACGCTGACGTCGCGGGCGTTTCACCACGACCGGTTCGCCGCGTTCTGCGCGGAGCTGGCCGAGCTGTGCGGCATGGAGATGGTGCTGCCGATGAACACCGGCGCGGAGGCGGTGGAGACGGCCGTGAAGACGGCCCGGAAGTGGGGGTACCGGGTCAAGGGCGTGCCGGCGGAGATGGCGAAGATCGTGGTCGCGGGCGGCAATTTTCACGGCCGTACGACGACGGTCATCAGCTTCTCCACGGACCCGGAGGCGCGCGCGGACTTCGGGCCGTACACACCGGGCTTCGCGATCGTGCCGTACGGGGATCTGACGGCGATGCGGGAGGCGATGACCGAGAACACCGTGGCGGTGCTGCTGGAGCCGATCCAGGGCGAGTCGGGGGTGATCGTGCCGCCGCCCGGTTATCTGCCGGCGGTGCGGGAGCTGGCGCGGGAGCGGAATGTTCTCTTCGTCGCCGACGAGATCCAGTCGGGGCTGGGGCGGACGGGACGTACCTTCGCGTGCGAGCACGAGGGGGTGGTGCCCGACATGTATGTGCTGGGCAAGGCCCTCGGCGGTGGCGTTGTGCCCGTGTCGGCCGTGGTGTCGAGTGCCGAGGTGCTGGGGGTGTTCCGGCCCGGGGAGCACGGGTCGACGTTCGGCGGGAATCCGCTGGCCTGTGCGGTGGCGCTGGAGGTGCTGGCGATGCTGCGGACGGGCGAGTTCCAGGCGCGGGCCACGGAGCTGGGCGAGCATCTGCAGCGGGAGCTGGCGGCGCTGGTCGGCACGGGCCACGTGACGGAGGTGCGGGGGCGCGGGCTGTGGGCGGGCATCGACATCGCCCGGGCGTACGGGACGGGGCGGGAGGTGTCCGAGAAGCTGATGGACCGGGGTGTCCTGGTGAAGGACACCCATGGGGCGACGATCCGCATCGCGCCGCCCCTGGTGATCGGAAAGGAGGACCTGGACTGGGGGCTGGCCCAGCTGCGGGGCGTACTGGAGGTCTAG
- a CDS encoding glycine hydroxymethyltransferase: MSDQQPLSTESTAFRAALDVIRAVEPRVADAIGQEVHDQREMLKLIASENYASPATLLAMGNWFSDKYAEGTIGRRFYAGCRNVDTVESLAAEHARELFGARHAYVQPHSGIDANLVAFWSVLAARVEAPALEKAGVRQVNDLSEADWAELRQAFGNQRMLGMSLDAGGHLTHGFRPNISGKMFDQRSYGTDPQTGLVDYEALRASAREFKPLIIVAGYSAYPRLVNFRIMREIADEVGATLMVDMAHFAGLVAGKVLTGDFDPVPHAQIVTTTTHKSLRGPRGGMVLCDDSLKDQVDRGCPMVLGGPLPHVMAAKAVALAEARQPSFRDYAQRIVDNSRALADGLMRRGATLVTGGTDNHLNLIDVASSYGLTGRQAEAALLESGIVTNRNSIPADPNGAWYTSGIRIGTPALTTRGLGTAEMDEVAALIDRVLTTTEPGTTKSGAPSKAAHILDPKVADEISHRATDLVAGFPLYPEIDLG, translated from the coding sequence ATGTCAGACCAGCAGCCCCTCTCCACCGAGTCCACCGCCTTCCGTGCCGCCCTCGACGTGATCCGCGCCGTCGAGCCGCGCGTCGCCGACGCCATCGGCCAGGAGGTCCACGATCAGCGCGAGATGCTCAAGCTGATCGCCTCCGAGAACTACGCCTCCCCGGCCACCCTGCTCGCCATGGGCAACTGGTTCAGCGACAAGTACGCCGAGGGCACCATCGGCCGCCGCTTCTACGCCGGCTGCCGCAACGTCGACACCGTCGAGTCCCTCGCCGCCGAGCACGCCCGCGAACTCTTCGGCGCCCGCCACGCCTACGTCCAGCCGCACTCCGGCATCGACGCCAACCTCGTCGCCTTCTGGTCCGTCCTCGCCGCCCGCGTCGAGGCCCCCGCCCTGGAGAAGGCCGGCGTCCGCCAGGTCAACGACCTCTCCGAGGCCGACTGGGCCGAGCTCCGCCAGGCCTTCGGCAACCAGCGCATGCTCGGCATGTCCCTGGACGCCGGCGGCCACCTCACCCACGGCTTCCGCCCGAACATCTCCGGCAAGATGTTCGACCAGCGCTCCTACGGCACCGACCCGCAGACCGGACTGGTGGACTACGAGGCCCTGCGCGCCTCCGCCCGAGAGTTCAAGCCGCTGATCATCGTCGCCGGCTACTCCGCCTACCCCCGTCTCGTGAACTTCCGGATCATGCGGGAGATCGCCGACGAGGTCGGGGCGACCCTGATGGTGGACATGGCGCACTTCGCGGGCCTGGTGGCCGGCAAGGTCCTCACCGGTGACTTCGACCCGGTCCCGCACGCCCAGATCGTCACCACCACCACCCACAAGTCCCTCCGCGGCCCCCGCGGCGGCATGGTCCTGTGCGACGACTCCCTCAAGGACCAGGTCGACCGCGGCTGCCCGATGGTCCTCGGCGGCCCGCTCCCGCACGTCATGGCCGCCAAGGCCGTCGCCCTCGCCGAGGCACGTCAGCCCTCCTTCCGTGACTACGCCCAGCGCATCGTCGACAACTCCCGCGCCCTCGCCGACGGCCTGATGCGCCGGGGCGCGACCCTGGTGACCGGCGGCACCGACAACCACCTCAACCTGATCGACGTCGCCTCCTCCTACGGCCTCACCGGCCGCCAGGCCGAGGCTGCCCTGCTCGAATCCGGCATCGTCACCAACCGCAACTCCATTCCGGCCGACCCCAACGGCGCCTGGTACACCTCCGGTATCCGCATCGGCACCCCCGCCCTGACCACCCGCGGCCTGGGCACCGCCGAGATGGACGAGGTCGCCGCCCTCATCGACCGAGTCCTCACCACCACGGAACCCGGCACCACCAAGTCGGGGGCCCCCTCCAAGGCCGCCCACATCCTCGATCCCAAGGTCGCCGACGAGATCTCCCACCGCGCGACCGACCTGGTCGCCGGCTTCCCGCTGTACCCGGAAATCGACCTGGGCTGA
- a CDS encoding transposase: MSRFRMYPTSEQASIMLDHCAHARYVWNLAVEQHSHWYKGRGAAPGFAEQCRQLTEARRDYAWLRAGNADVQQQALKDFAKAKNARFASGFGEPTWRKKFRHEGFRVIGTDRVPEFEADGTPKLNAKGKQVMGRCVVVQKLNRRWAQVKVPGCGWVRLRLSRKGKGACLPAAKTFRVTFRNGQWHLAFAVVPVPADAPGTGEVIGIDRGVKITAALSDGRKLNCPQLTVKERAQIRKHQRRAARAPRGSEAKAAEYAKAARLKAREGARRKDWCEKTSTMLARSYGLVRFEKLNIKNMTRSAKGTVEQPGTKVGQKAGLNRVILAQGWGLLRRRTQDKAPGRVEDVPAPFTSLRCSACGWIEKKSRKSQADFVCVSCGFTSNADENAANNVAAGQGGIPRPRRSAGAGGVTAATGRSSAREPQPTWVGIPLF, from the coding sequence ATGTCGCGCTTCCGGATGTACCCGACGAGCGAGCAGGCGAGCATCATGCTTGACCACTGCGCGCACGCCCGCTACGTCTGGAACCTTGCCGTCGAGCAGCACTCGCACTGGTACAAGGGGCGCGGGGCCGCGCCCGGTTTCGCTGAGCAGTGCCGCCAGCTCACCGAGGCCCGGCGTGACTACGCATGGCTGCGCGCTGGTAACGCGGACGTCCAGCAGCAGGCTCTGAAGGACTTCGCCAAGGCCAAGAACGCCCGGTTCGCCTCCGGGTTCGGTGAACCGACCTGGCGTAAGAAGTTCCGGCATGAAGGCTTCCGTGTCATCGGCACCGACCGCGTACCGGAGTTCGAGGCGGACGGTACCCCGAAGCTGAATGCCAAGGGCAAGCAGGTCATGGGCCGCTGTGTCGTGGTGCAGAAGCTGAACCGGCGCTGGGCGCAAGTGAAGGTGCCCGGCTGCGGCTGGGTGCGCTTGCGCCTGTCCCGCAAGGGCAAGGGCGCCTGCCTGCCCGCCGCGAAGACGTTCCGGGTCACCTTCCGTAACGGGCAGTGGCATCTCGCGTTCGCCGTCGTTCCCGTGCCAGCTGACGCACCCGGCACGGGTGAGGTCATTGGCATCGACCGGGGTGTGAAGATCACCGCCGCCCTCTCGGACGGGCGGAAGCTGAACTGCCCGCAGCTCACGGTCAAGGAGCGCGCGCAGATCCGTAAGCACCAGCGGCGTGCTGCCCGCGCCCCGAGGGGCAGCGAGGCCAAGGCCGCCGAGTACGCCAAGGCCGCCAGACTCAAGGCGCGCGAAGGCGCCCGGCGCAAGGACTGGTGCGAGAAGACCAGCACCATGCTCGCCAGGTCGTACGGTCTGGTGCGGTTCGAGAAGCTGAACATCAAGAACATGACCCGCTCGGCAAAGGGGACTGTCGAGCAGCCCGGCACGAAGGTGGGGCAGAAGGCAGGGCTGAACCGGGTGATCCTCGCCCAGGGCTGGGGGCTGCTGCGGCGACGCACGCAGGACAAGGCTCCGGGCCGGGTCGAGGACGTCCCCGCACCCTTCACGTCTCTGCGTTGCTCCGCCTGCGGATGGATCGAGAAGAAGTCGCGCAAGAGCCAAGCCGACTTCGTCTGTGTGTCCTGCGGGTTCACCAGCAACGCCGACGAGAACGCAGCGAACAACGTCGCGGCAGGACAGGGCGGGATCCCCCGCCCCCGGCGCTCAGCCGGTGCCGGAGGGGTGACAGCGGCCACCGGCCGTTCGAGCGCCCGTGAACCTCAACCCACCTGGGTTGGAATCCCCCTCTTTTAA
- a CDS encoding RNA polymerase sigma factor has product MIARVRAGEPEAYAELVRAHTGIALRAAAALGAGADAEDVVQQAFVKAYCALGRFKDGAAFKPWLLSIVANETRNTVRTAARQRTLAGREAAFVEAEPLIPASADPAVAALEIERRVALQTALEKLSEEHRLVVTYRYLLEMDESETAQALGWPRGTVKSRLNRALRKLSRLLPDFQPREGGDEHE; this is encoded by the coding sequence GTGATCGCACGCGTACGCGCCGGAGAGCCGGAGGCGTATGCGGAGCTGGTGCGGGCCCATACGGGCATCGCGCTGCGTGCGGCCGCGGCGCTCGGGGCGGGTGCGGACGCGGAAGACGTGGTGCAGCAGGCCTTCGTAAAGGCGTACTGCGCGCTGGGCCGGTTCAAGGACGGCGCGGCGTTCAAGCCCTGGCTGCTGTCGATCGTCGCCAATGAGACGAGGAACACAGTGCGCACGGCGGCCCGCCAGCGCACGCTCGCCGGCCGCGAGGCGGCGTTCGTGGAGGCGGAGCCGCTGATACCGGCTTCGGCGGACCCGGCGGTGGCGGCCCTGGAGATAGAGCGCCGGGTCGCGCTGCAGACCGCTCTGGAGAAGCTGAGCGAGGAGCACCGTCTGGTCGTCACCTACCGCTATCTGCTGGAGATGGACGAGTCCGAGACGGCCCAGGCCCTGGGCTGGCCCAGGGGCACGGTGAAGTCCCGGCTCAACCGCGCCCTGCGGAAGCTGAGCAGGCTGCTGCCGGATTTCCAGCCTCGGGAAGGGGGTGATGAGCATGAGTGA
- the trpS gene encoding tryptophan--tRNA ligase: MALDRPRVLSGIQPTAGSFHLGNYLGAVRQWVALQETHDAFYMVVDLHAITVPQDPKELRANTRLAAAQLLAAGLDAERCTLFVQSHVPEHAQLAWIMNCLTGFGEASRMTQFKDKSAKQGADRASVGLFTYPVLQVADILLYQANEVPVGEDQRQHIELTRDLAERFNGRFGATFTIPKPYILRETAKIYDLQEPSIKMSKSASTPKGLINLLDDPKATAKKVKSAVTDTDTVIRFDAENKPGVSNLLTIYSTLTGEGVADLEQKYDGKGYGALKTDLAEIMVGFVTPFRERTQQYLDDPETLDSILAKGAEKARAVAAETLSQAYDRVGFLPAKH; this comes from the coding sequence ATGGCCCTTGATCGTCCTCGCGTGCTCTCCGGAATCCAGCCCACCGCAGGCTCGTTCCACCTCGGCAACTACCTCGGCGCCGTCCGTCAGTGGGTGGCCCTGCAGGAGACCCACGACGCGTTCTACATGGTCGTCGACCTGCACGCGATCACGGTTCCGCAGGACCCGAAGGAGCTGCGGGCCAACACCCGCCTCGCCGCGGCGCAGCTGCTGGCCGCGGGACTCGACGCGGAGCGCTGCACGCTCTTCGTCCAGAGCCATGTCCCCGAGCACGCCCAGCTCGCCTGGATCATGAACTGCCTCACCGGCTTCGGCGAGGCCTCCCGCATGACCCAGTTCAAGGACAAGTCCGCCAAGCAGGGCGCCGACCGTGCCAGCGTCGGCCTCTTCACGTACCCGGTCCTCCAGGTCGCGGACATCCTGCTCTACCAGGCGAACGAGGTCCCGGTCGGCGAGGACCAGCGCCAGCACATCGAGCTCACCCGTGACCTCGCCGAGCGCTTCAACGGCCGCTTCGGCGCGACCTTCACGATTCCGAAGCCGTACATCCTCAGGGAGACGGCGAAGATCTACGACCTCCAGGAACCGTCGATCAAGATGAGCAAGTCGGCGTCAACCCCGAAGGGGTTGATCAATCTGCTCGACGATCCCAAGGCCACCGCCAAGAAGGTCAAGAGCGCGGTCACCGACACGGACACCGTGATCCGCTTCGACGCGGAGAACAAGCCGGGCGTCAGCAACCTGCTCACCATCTACTCGACCCTCACGGGCGAGGGGGTCGCGGACCTGGAGCAGAAGTACGACGGCAAGGGCTACGGCGCACTCAAGACCGACCTTGCCGAGATCATGGTCGGGTTCGTGACGCCGTTCCGCGAGCGCACCCAGCAGTACCTGGACGACCCGGAGACGCTGGACTCGATCCTCGCCAAGGGCGCGGAGAAGGCGCGTGCCGTCGCCGCGGAGACCCTGTCCCAGGCGTACGACAGGGTGGGCTTCCTGCCCGCGAAGCACTGA
- a CDS encoding 2'-5' RNA ligase family protein, producing the protein MGTVTIGVSIAVPEPHGSLLQERRAGFGDAAAHGIPTHVTLLPPTEVDDGELPAIEAHLVEVAAAVRPFPMRLSGTGTFRPLSPVVFVQVVEGAAACTWLQKQVRDASGPVARELQFPYHPHVTVAHGIDDEAMDHAFEELADYTAAWPCTGFALYEQGADGVWRKLREFTFGSAVVPPQPDHVERGSLPTR; encoded by the coding sequence GTGGGGACCGTAACGATCGGTGTGTCGATCGCGGTCCCGGAGCCTCACGGCAGCCTGCTCCAGGAGCGGCGCGCGGGCTTCGGCGACGCCGCGGCGCACGGCATCCCCACGCACGTCACCCTGCTGCCGCCGACAGAGGTCGACGACGGCGAGCTGCCCGCGATCGAGGCCCACCTCGTCGAGGTCGCGGCCGCCGTGCGCCCCTTCCCGATGCGGCTGTCCGGCACGGGCACCTTCCGCCCCCTGTCCCCGGTCGTGTTCGTCCAGGTCGTCGAGGGCGCCGCGGCCTGCACCTGGCTGCAGAAGCAGGTCCGCGACGCGTCCGGCCCGGTGGCTCGCGAGCTGCAGTTCCCGTACCACCCGCATGTCACCGTGGCGCACGGCATCGACGACGAGGCGATGGACCACGCCTTCGAGGAACTCGCCGACTACACCGCCGCCTGGCCCTGCACCGGCTTCGCGCTCTACGAACAGGGCGCCGACGGCGTATGGCGCAAGCTGCGCGAGTTCACCTTCGGCAGCGCGGTCGTACCACCGCAGCCGGATCACGTGGAGCGGGGCTCCCTGCCGACTCGCTAG
- a CDS encoding decaprenylphospho-beta-D-erythro-pentofuranosid-2-ulose 2-reductase, translating into MKDAFGLPQSLLVLGGTSEIALATARRLIARRTRTVWLAGRPTPALDGAAAELRALGAEVHTVPFDALDPDSHETVLGKVFAEGDIDMVLLAFGILGDQAHDEREPAAAVRVAQTNYTGAVSSALVAARALQTQGHGSLVVLSSVAGERARRANFIYGSSKAGLDAFTQGLGDALHGTGVHVMVVRPGFVRSKMTAGLEEAPLATTPEAVATAIELGLRRRSETVWVPGALRLVMSALRHVPRAVFRRLPL; encoded by the coding sequence GTGAAGGACGCCTTCGGCCTCCCCCAGTCCCTGCTCGTCCTCGGCGGTACGTCCGAGATCGCGCTGGCCACCGCGCGCCGCCTGATCGCCCGCCGCACCCGCACGGTGTGGCTGGCGGGCCGCCCGACGCCCGCGCTCGACGGGGCCGCCGCCGAACTGCGCGCCCTCGGGGCCGAGGTGCACACCGTCCCCTTCGACGCGCTCGACCCCGACTCCCACGAAACAGTGCTCGGCAAGGTCTTCGCGGAGGGCGACATCGACATGGTGCTGCTCGCCTTCGGCATCCTCGGCGACCAGGCGCACGACGAGCGCGAACCGGCCGCCGCGGTACGGGTCGCGCAGACCAACTACACGGGCGCGGTGTCCTCGGCACTCGTCGCCGCGCGCGCGTTGCAGACCCAGGGCCACGGCTCCCTGGTCGTGCTCTCCTCCGTCGCCGGCGAACGCGCCCGCCGCGCCAACTTCATCTACGGCTCCAGCAAGGCCGGCCTCGACGCCTTCACCCAGGGCCTGGGCGACGCGCTCCACGGCACCGGCGTGCACGTCATGGTCGTACGCCCCGGGTTCGTACGGTCGAAGATGACCGCCGGACTGGAAGAGGCACCGCTCGCCACGACTCCGGAAGCGGTCGCGACGGCCATCGAGCTGGGCCTGAGGCGGCGCTCGGAGACGGTGTGGGTGCCGGGCGCACTGCGGCTGGTGATGTCGGCGCTGCGGCATGTGCCGCGGGCGGTGTTCCGGCGGCTGCCGCTCTAG
- a CDS encoding FAD-binding oxidoreductase: MSADTVSVTGWGRTAPTAARLIRPRTYEEAAAAVRGCGARGGIPRGLGRAYGDAAQNAGGTVLDMTALDRVHAIDAEGGTVLCDAGVSLHRLMEVLLPLGWFVPVTPGTRQVTVGGAIGADIHGKNHHVSGSFSRHVLSLELLTADGEIRTVGRDTPLFDATAGGMGLTGAILTATVQLQPVQTSLMSVDTERATDLDDLMARLTATDHLYRYSVAWIDLLARGAATGRAVLTRGDHAPLDTLPARARRAPLSFRPAQLPPAPAFLPEGLLTRTTVGLFNELWYRKAPRARTGQLQKLSTFFHPLDGVPHWNRVYGRSGFVQYQFVVGYGQEDALRRIVRRICEHRCPSFLAVLKRFGDADPGWLSFPVPGWTLALDIPAGLPGLGALLDELDEEVAAAGGRVYLAKDARLRPELLSSMYPRLDEFRALRAQLDPRGVFVSDLSRRLTL, encoded by the coding sequence ATGTCTGCCGACACCGTTTCCGTCACGGGATGGGGCCGCACCGCTCCCACCGCCGCCCGGCTGATCCGCCCACGGACGTACGAGGAGGCCGCGGCGGCCGTCCGGGGCTGCGGGGCCCGCGGCGGCATCCCCAGAGGGCTGGGACGGGCGTACGGGGACGCGGCGCAGAACGCCGGCGGGACCGTGCTCGACATGACGGCCCTGGACCGCGTCCACGCCATCGACGCCGAGGGCGGCACCGTCCTGTGCGACGCGGGTGTCTCACTGCACCGCCTGATGGAAGTCCTGCTGCCGCTCGGCTGGTTCGTCCCCGTCACGCCCGGCACCCGCCAGGTGACGGTCGGCGGCGCGATCGGCGCCGACATCCACGGCAAGAACCACCATGTGTCCGGCTCCTTCAGCAGGCACGTCCTGTCGCTGGAACTTCTCACCGCCGACGGCGAGATCCGCACCGTCGGCCGCGACACCCCCCTCTTCGACGCGACGGCCGGCGGTATGGGCCTGACCGGCGCCATCCTGACCGCGACGGTCCAGCTCCAGCCGGTACAGACCTCCCTCATGTCCGTCGACACCGAACGCGCCACGGACCTCGACGATCTGATGGCCCGTCTGACCGCGACCGACCACCTCTACCGCTACTCGGTCGCCTGGATCGACCTCCTGGCACGCGGCGCGGCGACGGGCCGCGCGGTGCTGACCCGCGGCGACCACGCACCGCTCGACACGCTGCCCGCACGCGCGCGTAGAGCCCCGCTTTCGTTCCGCCCCGCCCAGTTGCCGCCCGCCCCCGCCTTCCTCCCGGAGGGGCTGCTCACCCGTACCACCGTGGGGCTGTTCAACGAGCTCTGGTACCGGAAGGCGCCACGCGCGCGTACCGGTCAGCTGCAGAAGCTCTCCACCTTCTTCCACCCCCTCGACGGCGTCCCCCACTGGAACCGCGTCTACGGCCGCAGCGGCTTCGTGCAGTACCAGTTCGTCGTCGGATACGGCCAGGAGGACGCCCTGCGCCGGATCGTGCGGCGCATCTGCGAGCACCGCTGCCCGTCGTTCCTCGCCGTCCTCAAGCGCTTCGGGGACGCCGACCCGGGCTGGCTCTCCTTCCCCGTGCCCGGCTGGACGCTGGCCCTGGACATCCCGGCCGGACTGCCCGGCCTCGGCGCCCTCCTCGACGAACTGGACGAGGAGGTGGCCGCGGCGGGCGGGCGCGTCTACCTGGCCAAGGACGCCCGGCTGCGTCCGGAACTGCTCTCCTCGATGTACCCCCGGCTCGACGAGTTCCGCGCCCTGCGTGCGCAGTTGGACCCGCGCGGGGTGTTCGTGTCGGACCTGTCGCGCCGCCTCACCCTCTAG
- a CDS encoding phosphatase PAP2 family protein — protein sequence MDDFDTMDDRILSAFHACGADPRVAGAARALSWAGEHGALWIAAGLAGAAVDGARRGAWLRGTALTAGAHVASMGVKRVVCRARPTHLAPRVRTAGRHSFPSSHATSAAAAAVAYGALGAPLVPPLAVAMCLSRLVVGVHYPSDVAAGAALGALTARLGARWMRGSRHD from the coding sequence GTGGACGACTTCGACACCATGGACGACCGAATCCTTTCCGCATTCCATGCCTGCGGTGCGGACCCGCGCGTCGCGGGCGCCGCGCGTGCCCTGTCCTGGGCGGGTGAGCACGGTGCGCTGTGGATCGCGGCGGGTCTCGCCGGTGCGGCCGTGGACGGAGCGCGGCGCGGCGCCTGGTTGCGGGGCACAGCGCTCACCGCGGGCGCGCACGTCGCCAGCATGGGCGTGAAGCGTGTCGTATGCCGTGCGCGTCCCACGCATCTCGCGCCCCGCGTGCGCACCGCCGGCCGTCACTCCTTCCCGAGCTCGCACGCCACCTCGGCAGCCGCGGCGGCCGTCGCCTACGGCGCACTCGGCGCCCCCCTCGTCCCCCCGCTCGCCGTCGCCATGTGCCTCTCCCGCCTGGTCGTCGGCGTGCACTACCCCTCCGACGTCGCGGCGGGGGCCGCGCTCGGAGCGCTGACGGCGCGTCTCGGGGCGCGCTGGATGCGGGGGAGCAGGCATGACTGA